Within the Gemmatimonadota bacterium genome, the region GGCGATGGTAGCGCAGGTAGGTTGCAGCGCCAACCATTCTGTTCATGGATGGCATCAAGCGTAACGCCGCAACCGCGAACAGCGACATCCTGGGCAGGATGCTCTGTATGTCGCGGCCTGCGGCAACCATGACCACCACAGCCACCGCCATACCGCACATCGCAATCGTTTCGATCAGGTAACGTGGAAATTCATTGAGCATCTGCAACATCGTTCCGGCACGTACCCACTCGGTCACGTTCCGGCCGTAGGCATCGAGAAAGAATGCCTCCCGCCCAAGAACCTTAGTTTCCTTGATCCCGCCAAGCCCCTGGTTCACCCACTTGATGAGCTCTGCCCCGCTCGCCTGTTGACGTCGGCCGAGCCTGCTTATCTTGCGTCTGATGGTGCCATAGTAGGCGGCCGTTGCGCCAGCGATAAGCGCCAACGCGACACCTGAGGACAACGGATCTACCGAGAACAGAAGAACACCAACGAGGATCAGAATCAGCAGTTCCGACATCAGGGCGATGAGCGGCAGCAGCACGCCGCTGAAAACCTGATTCACCTCCGAATTGATATTGCGCAAGAGCTCGGCTGTATTGCGCGTCAGGTGGAACGTGTACGGGCTGAACAGATACGTCCGTAACAGTCGCGTTGACAGGGTTACCTGGCGACCTGCAATAAACCGCCGTTGCACATACGTCATCGCGAGCAGATAGCCATTCTTAAGTACGAAGAACAGCGCCAGCGTGACGGTGGCACGTACCAGCATCTCGGAGTCTGTTCCATTCACGAACCACCGGCCATGATGACCCGCAAGGAATTTCCGCGCCGCCGCTGGAGCATTGAGCAGCGCGACATACGCGGGGATCAGCGCCACGCCCACGGTCTCGCCCAGCGCGCC harbors:
- a CDS encoding ABC transporter ATP-binding protein; the encoded protein is MLTLLRQLGAFFPGRDRVRLIFVLALNVLGALGETVGVALIPAYVALLNAPAAARKFLAGHHGRWFVNGTDSEMLVRATVTLALFFVLKNGYLLAMTYVQRRFIAGRQVTLSTRLLRTYLFSPYTFHLTRNTAELLRNINSEVNQVFSGVLLPLIALMSELLILILVGVLLFSVDPLSSGVALALIAGATAAYYGTIRRKISRLGRRQQASGAELIKWVNQGLGGIKETKVLGREAFFLDAYGRNVTEWVRAGTMLQMLNEFPRYLIETIAMCGMAVAVVVMVAAGRDIQSILPRMSLFAVAALRLMPSMNRMVGAATYLRYHRHAVDVVYHDVTETHADERASAGGDVVLKSEITLRDVTYQYPGADAPSVRDISLVIPRGASVGFVGASGAGKTTIIDVLLGLLKPTAGAVLVDGINIETGVRDWQRRIGYIPQTIYLSDDSLRRNIAFGLADSEIDDAAVWRAIAQAQLDMLVRSLPLGLDTFVGERGVRISGGQRQRVGIARALYHNPEVLVMDEATAALDHRTEKEITDVIHELRGSKTMIMIAHRLSTVRRCDILFVMADGRLVDQGGYDALVKASPVFQGMVG